The genomic interval CTCTTAAAAAAACCAAAAGAATTTATACAGGACCTGAGGGATTATAAAACATCCCGATTTAAATTAAATACAAAGACCTATCAAACCTATGTCATCTTAATCAGTGTTGCGCTCGGACTCTTTGCTTTTGAGATGTATTTTGTTCTACCCTTTTGGGAATTGCTCATCTACATCGCTGTCAGCATCATGTGGGTTATACTTTGTCAATTCGTATTTATGAAACACTATAATAACAAAGAATCGCAACGATTGCAGGAAATTATTGACAATTTGGAAAGGGTTTGCGAACAATTTTGAAAAAACTATTTTGCAAATCCAATAATGGATTGTATATTTGCAATGTGCCTTGTTAAAAGGACATGATCATTACTCTCTAAGAGTCTTGGTTTATAAAGAAGTGGCGAGAGACTGGCTCGATGAACCACTGGCAACCATCTGAAAGGAAAAGGTGCCAAATCCTGTCCCGAATTAACGGGAAAATATAAATTTATAAGACATGAAAACAAAGAACATTTCTACCCTACACATGCCAAGCCATTATGCGTTTCGGCTATACTCTGTAACCGTCGGATCTACCTACCGAATGTGCAGCCCATCTACTATTTTCCAAGGTTATTGTTGTTAATCTTTTTGGAACAATCGAAAGCGTTCTCTATATGTCAATTCGTATTGAGGGAACGTATACAAAACATCTAATACAATCATTTTTTAAAATTATTTACTGAAATTATTATATCATCATGGCAACAAACTCATTAAAATTCGAAACCTTACAAGTACACGCTGGACAAGAAGCGGACCCTACTACCGGAGCAAGAGCTGTTCCGATCTATCAGACAACTTCTTTTGTATTTGACAGTGCTGAACACGGTGCAAATCTGTTTGCTCTAAAGGAATTCGGAAATATATACACAAGGATTATGAACCCGACCAGCGACGTATTCGAAAAACGCATCGCGGCGTTGGAAGGTGGCGTAGCTGCATTGGCGGTTTCCTCGGGGATGGCAGCACAGTTGATTGCGATAACTAATATCGTAGAGAGTGGAGAGAACTTTGTAAGTAGCCCGAATCTTTACGGCGGGACATATAATCAATTTAAGGTGACTTTTAAACGCTTAGGTATTGAGGCTCGCTTTGCAGAAAACGATAAGCCGGAGAGCTTCGAAAATCAGATTAACGATAAAACGAAAGCAATATTTATTGAGACGATCGGGAATCCTAGCTTTAACATTCCTGATTTTGAAAAAATAGCTGAAATAGCGAAGAAACATGATCTACCACTTATTGTCGATAATACCTTCGGCGCCGGTGGCTACCTGTTTAGACCTATTGAGCACGGAGCAAACGTGGTGGTTCACGCTGCAACGAAGTGGATCGGTGGGCAAGGTAGCAGTATTGGCGGCGTGGTTGTAGACGCAGGTAACTACAACTGGGGTAATGGTAAATTCAAACAGTTCAGTGAGCCTTCGGAGGGTTACCACGGATTGGTGTTCAGCGACGTTTTTGGTGTAGATAGTAGCTTGGGCAATATTCAGTTTATCATCAGAGCACGGGTTGAAGGTCTTCGTGACCTGGGTACTGCCCTCTCTCCTTTTAACTCATTCTTGTTCATCCAAGGACTTGAAACGTTATCGCTTCGTGTTCAACGACATGTAGACAACGCATTGGACTTGGCAAAATGGCTGGAGGAGCACCCACAAGTGGAATCGGTTAGCTATCCGGGACTGCAAAGCCACCCTTCATATGCGAATGCAAAAAAATACTTAAAAAATGGCTTCGGGTCGGTGTTGAGCTTTGAAATCAAAGGTGGTAAAGAAAAAGCAACTGCTTTTATTGACAATTTGAAACTGACAAGCCACCTGGCAAACGTTGGTGATACAAAAACCTTAATTATACAACCTTCTGCGACGACGCATCAACAATTAAGCGATGAGGCTCAGTTGGCAGCAGGCGTTAAGCCGAACTCACTTCGCGTATCGGTTGGAATTGAACATATTGATGACATCAAAGCAGATTTTGAAGGTGCATTTTCAAAAATATGAAGACACACAAGTTTCAATATAAAAAAACCTTTAAACTAGAGAGTGGTAAGCGACTTCAAAACCTGGAGATCGCTTACACTACTTTCGGAACCCTAAACGCTCAGCGGGATAATATCGTTTGGGTATGTCATGCTCTGACGGCCAATGCCAATGTTTTTGAGTGGTGGCCGGGGTTGTTCGGCGATAAGGATTATTTCAATCCGGAGAAAGATTTCGTGATCTGCGCTAACATCATCGGATCGCCCTATGGCACTACGAACCCTTTGAGTATCAACCCAAAAACTAAGCAACCTTACTATCTGTCATTTCCTCAGTTTTCAACACGTGATTTGGCTAACGCACATAAACTCTTGGCAGACCATTTGAAAATAGATAAGGTATCACTGCTTATTGGTGGCTCCCTGGGTGGGCATCAGGCATTGGAGTGGTCAATTCTACAACCTGAGCGGATTGAAAGATTGATTCTTTTAGCAACCAACGCACAGCACTCGCCTTGGGGTATCGGCTTTAATGAAAGTCAGCGCCTGGCGATTGAAAGTGACCGAACTTTTTACGCAAATAAGCCCAATGGTGGTGCAAAAGGTTTGAAGACCGCCCGTTCCATCGCGCTTCTGTCGTATCGAAGCTATGAAACTTATGGTGTGACACAGATGGAAACGGACAATGAGCGGGTGGATGATTACCGTGCTTCATCTTATCAGAATTATCAGGGAGAAAAATTGGTAAAGCGCTTTAATGCTTACAGTTATTGGTTTTTAAGTAAAGCGATGGATTCACATAACGTAGGAAGAGGGCGAAAAGGAATTATTGAAGCACTCCAGGAAGTTAAAGCCAAAACGTTGGTGATCGGGATTAAGAGCGATGTATTGTTCCCACCTGAAGAGCAAAAATTCATTGCGGACAATGTTCCTTCGGCAGAATATGCTGAAATCGATTCCTTTTATGGACACGACGGTTTTCTGATTGAAACGAAAACTTTGGCTCAAATTATAGATAAATTTATTAGAAAGAACCCAATAAAATCAAAATACTCAGCAACGATTCATATTTAAATGGAAAAAAAATTACGATTAGGTATCTTCGGATTTGGAGTGGTAGGTCAAGGTCTTTATGATATCATCAAGACCAAACGACTTAATATTGAAGTTAAAAAATTTGTAATCAAGCATCCGGACAAAAAGAGGAGCCTCCCCGCAGAGCTTTTCCACACCGACCCGGATGAAATCTTAGAGGATACGGAAATTGATACAGTAATTGAACTGATTGATGATGCAGACGTAGCTTACAACATTGTTTCCAAGGCATTACGAAACGGGAAAAATGTAGTCTCTGCCAATAAAAAAATGATTGCCAATCACTTGGAAGAATTGGTGGCTCTGCAACACGAGTATGGAACTTCATTATTATACGAGGGTGCAGTTTGTGGAAGTATTCCGATTATCAGAAACCTGGAAGAGTATTACGATAATGAACTGCTGCATTCTATAAGTGGTATTTTCAACGGCTCATCAAATTATATTCTTTCGAAAATATTCAATGAAAACCTTTCATACAAAGTTGCACTAAAACAGGCGCAAGATTTAGGGTTTGCGGAGTCAGACCCGACTTTAGATGTGGGTGGCTTTGATGCAAAGTTTAAATTGAGCATTGTTGCGTCACATGCTTATGGGTTATTTATAAACCCCGATAAAATATTAAACATTGGCATAGATGGTTTATCTGAAGCAGATGTTCGGTTTGCGAAGGAAAAAAACCTGAAAATCAAACTTGTACCTACTGCAAGGAAAATAAATGACCACCAGGTGATACTTTATGTAATGCCGAAATTTGTCAATTCAGAAAGCATACTTTACCAGGTTGAAAATGAATACAATGGCGTATTGGTACAAGCGGCTTTCGCCGACCAACAGTTCTTCTACGGGAAGGGCGCGGGTGGTCACCCAACGGGTTCGGCAGTATTATCTGATATCGCAGCGCTACGCTATGACTATCGTTACGAATACAAGAAGCACCTAACAAAAGTACCTTCAGATGAAGAAGTATATACAACGAACTGGAACTTGAAAGTTTATCTCCGGTATAAGGATGAGAGCATCATAGACCAGTTGGGCTTTCAGGAAATTCATGAACGCTATGCATCGGAAGACCTCAAGTACATAATCGGGACTATCAATCTTCATAAACTAATTGAACACAGGAACCTCCTAAAAGGGGACGATGTTTATATTGTAGAAAAGAGTTAAACTAGAACGAATAGCTTTTTGCATCTTTCAGAATAGCGACTGCATCCGAATGGGAGGTGCTGTCTTCAAACGCAGGTAATACAGACGGGTTTTCGGGATAGGAAGCTCCATCATAAGAGAGCTTCCGCATTCCGCTATTCGAGTTGATTACGAGGTCATGCCAGCCGTTGGTCTTCGATTCTAATATATAGAACGGCGCCCGGCTTACAGAGAACAAGGAAATAACCTCGCCATCGTGCCCCAAGAGATAGTAGGTACAGCCGCCTGACCCGCAGAAGTAATCATTCGTAAAGCCGACAAAATATTCGAGATTTCCATCATTATCTAGATCGTATGCGTCTAACTGATAGTTGCGTTGTTCGCTCTTGAGAAAATCCAGATCGTCTTTTAATATTGAGTTGGTGAGCCATTGAGCTATTTGTGCTGTATCAGCTTCTCCATAGCGCAATTGGACGCGTTCAGGAGCTTGTATAACAGTATCCGCAGTGGTTTCTGTGGTTTCCGCATTATTTTGGTCGCTTTGTTGACAGGAAGTAGTTAATAAAATAGTTAAACAGCTAAAAATAATCAGGTTTCTCATTTTGTATGTGTATCTATTCGGGTTTAGTTAATTCTTTTTTTTCTTTTTTGGCACCTTCGCCCCCTCTTCTCTAGCTTCGGACAGACCAATCGCGACTGCCTGTTTTTTTGATGTTACTTTTTTACCGCTACCGGTTCTTAGTTCTCCTTTTTTCATTTCGTGCATAGCCTCTTCGACTTTCTCACTTGCTTTTTTTGAATACTTTGCCATATTCACCTCCTTTTTGATTAAGGAATTAACATCGAATAGGGCTATAATGTTTATTTATTCTTACATTTACAAACTAAATATACCGATTAAAAATGCAACAGTACCTTGATTTAATGCGTAAGGTGTATGAAACCGGCACAGAGAAGTTGGATCGCACCGGAACTGGAACAAAAAGTATTTTTGGACATCAGATGCGCTTTAATCTCAAAGAGGGTTTTCCTCTTGTCACAACTAAAAGACTCCATTTACG from Pedobacter indicus carries:
- a CDS encoding homoserine dehydrogenase: MEKKLRLGIFGFGVVGQGLYDIIKTKRLNIEVKKFVIKHPDKKRSLPAELFHTDPDEILEDTEIDTVIELIDDADVAYNIVSKALRNGKNVVSANKKMIANHLEELVALQHEYGTSLLYEGAVCGSIPIIRNLEEYYDNELLHSISGIFNGSSNYILSKIFNENLSYKVALKQAQDLGFAESDPTLDVGGFDAKFKLSIVASHAYGLFINPDKILNIGIDGLSEADVRFAKEKNLKIKLVPTARKINDHQVILYVMPKFVNSESILYQVENEYNGVLVQAAFADQQFFYGKGAGGHPTGSAVLSDIAALRYDYRYEYKKHLTKVPSDEEVYTTNWNLKVYLRYKDESIIDQLGFQEIHERYASEDLKYIIGTINLHKLIEHRNLLKGDDVYIVEKS
- a CDS encoding DUF6496 domain-containing protein; its protein translation is MAKYSKKASEKVEEAMHEMKKGELRTGSGKKVTSKKQAVAIGLSEAREEGAKVPKKKKKN
- a CDS encoding O-acetylhomoserine aminocarboxypropyltransferase/cysteine synthase family protein; the protein is MATNSLKFETLQVHAGQEADPTTGARAVPIYQTTSFVFDSAEHGANLFALKEFGNIYTRIMNPTSDVFEKRIAALEGGVAALAVSSGMAAQLIAITNIVESGENFVSSPNLYGGTYNQFKVTFKRLGIEARFAENDKPESFENQINDKTKAIFIETIGNPSFNIPDFEKIAEIAKKHDLPLIVDNTFGAGGYLFRPIEHGANVVVHAATKWIGGQGSSIGGVVVDAGNYNWGNGKFKQFSEPSEGYHGLVFSDVFGVDSSLGNIQFIIRARVEGLRDLGTALSPFNSFLFIQGLETLSLRVQRHVDNALDLAKWLEEHPQVESVSYPGLQSHPSYANAKKYLKNGFGSVLSFEIKGGKEKATAFIDNLKLTSHLANVGDTKTLIIQPSATTHQQLSDEAQLAAGVKPNSLRVSVGIEHIDDIKADFEGAFSKI
- a CDS encoding homoserine O-acetyltransferase family protein is translated as MKTHKFQYKKTFKLESGKRLQNLEIAYTTFGTLNAQRDNIVWVCHALTANANVFEWWPGLFGDKDYFNPEKDFVICANIIGSPYGTTNPLSINPKTKQPYYLSFPQFSTRDLANAHKLLADHLKIDKVSLLIGGSLGGHQALEWSILQPERIERLILLATNAQHSPWGIGFNESQRLAIESDRTFYANKPNGGAKGLKTARSIALLSYRSYETYGVTQMETDNERVDDYRASSYQNYQGEKLVKRFNAYSYWFLSKAMDSHNVGRGRKGIIEALQEVKAKTLVIGIKSDVLFPPEEQKFIADNVPSAEYAEIDSFYGHDGFLIETKTLAQIIDKFIRKNPIKSKYSATIHI